DNA from Amorphoplanes friuliensis DSM 7358:
CGACCAGCGGTTCGGTCCTCGACCAGGTGCTCGCCCACATCAACGCGGCCCGCGCCGACGAGGGCCTCGGCGCGCTCAGCCTCGACACGTCGCTGTCGAAGGCGGCCGCCCTGCACAACCAGCTGATGATCGGCGGGTGCGGGCTGTCGCACCAGTGCTCGGGCGAGGAGGGCATCGGCGGCCGGTTCAGCGCGCAGGGTGTCAGCTGGCGCTCGGCCGGCGAGAACATCGGCTTCGGCTCGGCCGGCTCCAGCGACTCCGACAAGGTCAAGGCAGCCAACGGCCTGACCGACAGCATGCTCGCCGAGGTCCCGCCCGAAGACGGCCATCGCCGGAACCTGCTCAGCAAGGACTTCAAGCGGATCGGCCTGAGCGTCGTGCGTGACGGCAAGGGCATCGTCTGGCTGACCCAGGACTTCGTCGGATGACCTCCCGGTACCCCAGCGGCCCCGCCCGCCGCCGCCGGCTGCGCCGCCTCTTCCTCTTCGGCCCGACCCGCCCCTTCGGCCCGACCCGGCCGGGTGGCTGCTGCGGTCCGATCCGCCGTACGCGCCCGACCGGACCGACCCGCCCGGCCAGCTGACCCTCGGGCCTCAGCCGTTCCGCCACTTCGGTGCCGGCACAGGCGGCTGGGGTTTACTCGTGTCTCGGCGGGGTGTTTCCCTGTGCCGATGCACAAGCAACGCACTGTCCGGGTCGCCGTGGTCGTGCTGGCGGCGATGACCGCGTTCGGCTGCAGCGGCGGGTCCGACGACAAGTCCGGCGGGGCGTCGAGCCAGGAGAAGCCGGTCGCTGCCGCGCCGGTCGCGCCGGCCCCGAGCCGGGTTGCGCCCTCGACCTTCGGCGAAGGTCCGGCCTCGGCAGCGCCGGCCGCCAAAGCGCCGAAGCTCATCAAGCTGCCCAAGGTGGCCGGGGAGAACGCCGCGATCGCCGAGGATCAGCTGCGCCGGCTGGGCTTCACCAACATCCGCCTGAACTCGTCCGGTGGCGGCAAGGTCGGCGAGCGGACCGCGGAGTGGACCGTCAAGAAGGTGTCGCCGAAGGCCGGCAAGAAGCTCAAGGCGGGCGCGCTCATCGTGCTGACCTGCACCAGGATCTGAGCAGCCGGGTCCCGGACAGGCCTCACGGCGGCTGTGCTTCGCTGGACGGGTGACCTATCCCTGGCTCGAGGCGCCGGCGGTGGCCGTCGCGGACACCGCCCGGACCCTGCTCGGCTGGCTGCTGACCGCGAACGGAGTCACCGTGCGGCTCACCGAGGTCGAGGCGTACAGCGGGCTCGGCGCGGACCCGGCCAGCCATGCCCACCGGGGCCGGACCAGCCGCAACGAGGTGATGTTCGGCCCGGCCGGGAGGCTGTACGTCTATCAGATCTACGGCATGTACCAGTGCCTGAACGTGGTCTGCGGTGAGGAGGGCGTCGCCGCGGCTGTGCTGCTGCGCGCCGGTGAGGTGGTCGACGGGGTCGGCCTGGCGCGTACCCGGCGGCCGGGGGCGAAGAAGGACCGTGACCTGGCGTCGGGCCCGGCGAAGCTGACGCAGGTGCTCGGGCTGGACAAGTCGGCGTACGGCACGTCGGTGGTCGACGGCAGCGGGCCGCTGACGATCACCCCGCCGGCGGATCCGGTGCCGGACGGGCTGATCGAGGCCGGCCCGCGGGTCGGTGTGACCTCGGCCCACGACGTGGCCTGGCGTTTCTGGATCAAGGGCGACCCGACCGTCAGCGTCTACCGCCGCCACACGCCCCGGCGTGGGTAAAACGCCGGATCCGGCCCCGGCGGGCCGGGCCGGGAGCTAACGTCCTGCCTGGTGATCTCACGTCGGATGTTGCTGCTGCTGGACGTCATGTGTGCCGCCGGTGTCCTGTTCTCGGCCGTGCTGATCGGCGGGTTGCTCGCCGGGACACGCCTGCTCCCGACCGCTGTGGCCATCATCGTGACCATGGTGCTGGTCCTGCCCGGATTCACGGCCGGTGTGATCACCAACCGCCGGACCGTACGCGGACGGCAGCCGCAGAGCGGGTGGGTGCGCTCGGTGTGGTCGCCGCCCGAGCTGCCGCGCTGGGGGATCGTGGTGACGGGTCTGGTCTTCCTGGCCTTCTGGGCCGCGGGGATGAGCGCGTTCACCGGACTCAGCCAGGATGATCTGCCTCCGGGTGACACCGCGGCGCAGGAGCGGCAGGTCAGCCATCAGCAGCGGTTCGGGCTCGGTGTGCTCGGCGGCATCGGCACCGGGGGCACAGCGCTGGCCGCCGGTGCGCTGGTGCGCAACAGGCGCTCGGTGCGGACCGGGGAGCGGCAGATGGCTGCCCGGTAAGGGGACAGCGGCCGCCCGGGCGATCTTGTTAGCATCGCTCGCCCTCACGAAGCGGGGGCGTGAGAGCTCAGGAGCGCACGAGTGCGACGAACCCCCTTGATGTTGCTGGCCGCGGTCGCCCTGGTGCCCGCCACGATCTGGACAACCACCGCGTCGGCCTCGGCGGCGAGCGGCTCGCTGACGGTCACCACGTACGACCGGACGGGCGCCAAGGTGAGCACGCCCTTGAGCCTGACCAACATCGCCACCAACACCGACTACACCGCGACCAGCGGCAAGGCGAAGTCGCTGCCCAAGGGCACGTACACGGTGGTGGCCGCGATCACGACGCGGCGGGACTCGTCCGACACCGTCGGTGCGCGGGTGCTGAAGGTCGGCTCGGGCAAGACGACAACGACGATCGACGCGCGGGCGGGCAAGGCGTTGAAGATGTCGCTCGACAAGCCGCCGGCCGGTCAGAACCAGGAGCTGCGGGCGCGGATCTGCGGCGGTGACACGTTCTCCTCGCAGGTCGAGGTCTACAACAGCCCCGGGAAGATCTTCGTCATCCCGAACAAGTCGAAGCACCTGCGGTCGGCGTTCGCGGCGTCGTGGAGCGGGCAGGGCAGCGAGTCCTGGATCGTCACCTCGTCGTCGACGACCGTGCCGAGCAGCCTGACCAAGTCGTTCAAGCGCTCGTCGCTGGCCAACCTCACGGCGTGGGCGCGCAACGGCCCGTCGGCCGGGCTCGAGACCAGCATCATGCTGCAGGCCGGCGGCGACCAGTGCCGCACCGACCTGTCGTTCGGCATCTACCAGGAGAACACCCCGTTCACCTTCAAGACGCACGTCAGCCCCGGTTCGTGGCTGGTGCGGGCGGACACCTGGGGCCGGCTGAACAACGGCGAGAGCACCACGCTGGGTTTCCAGTGGGCACAGCGCACGTTCACCGCCGGCAAGTCGTACACGCAGACGTTCTTCCGCTCGGCCTGGGGCCCGGCGTACAACGTGCCGCGGGTCAGCGGTGGTCACCTGAGC
Protein-coding regions in this window:
- a CDS encoding PASTA domain-containing protein produces the protein MHKQRTVRVAVVVLAAMTAFGCSGGSDDKSGGASSQEKPVAAAPVAPAPSRVAPSTFGEGPASAAPAAKAPKLIKLPKVAGENAAIAEDQLRRLGFTNIRLNSSGGGKVGERTAEWTVKKVSPKAGKKLKAGALIVLTCTRI
- a CDS encoding CAP domain-containing protein, which gives rise to MTEAVPMSAAHRFRYTLVAGATAVVIGVGFTAVGLNRHSAGTADRASADVPLIAAEPTADPGTGTGPDLLLDDAATATLPSSATPSAPATSTTPTAKPTPSRTTSKPKPKPTKRRTTAPSTPDKPKNPPSTSGSVLDQVLAHINAARADEGLGALSLDTSLSKAAALHNQLMIGGCGLSHQCSGEEGIGGRFSAQGVSWRSAGENIGFGSAGSSDSDKVKAANGLTDSMLAEVPPEDGHRRNLLSKDFKRIGLSVVRDGKGIVWLTQDFVG
- a CDS encoding DNA-3-methyladenine glycosylase translates to MTYPWLEAPAVAVADTARTLLGWLLTANGVTVRLTEVEAYSGLGADPASHAHRGRTSRNEVMFGPAGRLYVYQIYGMYQCLNVVCGEEGVAAAVLLRAGEVVDGVGLARTRRPGAKKDRDLASGPAKLTQVLGLDKSAYGTSVVDGSGPLTITPPADPVPDGLIEAGPRVGVTSAHDVAWRFWIKGDPTVSVYRRHTPRRG